In Halothermothrix orenii H 168, the sequence AATAGCCAAAAAAATGATTGAAGGATACAAGAAAATGGCCGCCTTAAATAAAGAGTTAGCTGAAGACGGTTTAATCTCCAGGGAAGCCGATGAGACTGATGGATAAAGTCTCATCTTTTTTTTTAGGATTAATAAATTATCAGGAAATTTATTAATAAAAGAGTAAAATTATTATATATAGTATATTATATTAATAATCAGGTAAAGTGTGTATAGGTAATAATTTTATAACTATTTACTATATATACATTTATATATAATTATGAATACAAAACCTTTAATTGGAGAATATTATTATATATCTAATGCTGAGTTATTATTGACAATTTTCTATACAATTCTATATAATAATATTATAAGGTAACGGGCAGATATTTTTTGGGGGTGTTTTTTTTGGGTAATTTGAAGCGGGTAATGGTCAGTTTACCAACCAGCCTATTAAAAGAAGTAGATGGATTTGTTCAAAAAGGCAGTGGTAACCGCAGTGAGTTTATCCGGGAAGCTATGAAACTTTACCTCCATGAGAAAAAGCGTCAGGAAATCCGGGAGCAAATGAGAACTGGATATATGGAGATGAGTGATATTAACCGGGAACTGGCTGATGAGGGGATTACTTACGATGCCCTTACCATCAATTTTTATGAAAAAAGTCTAGCGGAGTGTGAATAATGTGAATGTTACCAGAGGAGATGTTTTTTATGCTGACTTAAACCCGGTAGTGGGGTCAGAGCAGGGTGGTGTGAGGCCGGTTCTTATCATTCAGAATGATATCGGTAATAAGTATAGCCCGACAGTAATTGTTGCTGCTATTACTTCAAAAATAAATAAGGCTAAATTACCCACTCATGTGGAAATCGCTGCAAGTGAAAGTAACCTTGAGAAAGATTCGGTTATTCTTTTAGAGCAGATAAGAACCATAGATAAAAAACGGCTCCAGCGCCATGTAACCCACCTGGATAATGGTATAATCGAAAAGGTTGATGAGGCTATTGAAATTAGCCTGGGATTAATAGAACTTTAAGGGTCCTTTGGAATTAGACCAGGGGATCTTTTTTTATTTGTTTTATCTTAAGGAGGATTTGGAGGAACTGATTTAGAAGTATATAAGCACAGGTTTAACTTAATGTTAATCTTCCTGTTAATCTTTTCTCTCAGAGTGAGTTGTATAAGTCATTTTTTTAATATCCACAAAATTATAAATGATTATGGCTGAAGGCCAATTTGTTCAACCGATCTCTATATATAAAGAAAGAGGGGATAAAATTGCCTACCAAAATTGCAGAGGTATACCGGGGTAAACTTGTTGAAAGTATCCATCGGGGTGACATTGTAGTTGTGACTACGGATGAAAGAATTACTTATTACAGTGGAAGTAGAGATAAGGTCACTTACTGGCGGTCAGCTGCGAAACCAATTCAGGCCCTGCCTGTTATTTTTTCGGGGGCTGCAGAAAAATACGGGTTAACCCCTGAAGAGATAGCCATTATGGCAGCTTCCCATAGTGGTGAAAATTTACATGTAGAGACGGTTAAAGGTATTCTTAATAAAATTGGACTCGATGAATCAGCTTTAAAGTGTGGGGTACATCCCCCTGTTCATAAAGAAACTGCCAGAAATATATGGATGAAAGGCGGGAAAGTTAGTCCTCTCCATAATAATTGTTCTGGAAAACATGCCGGGTTATTAACCCTCTGTCAGTTTTATGGCTGGAGTATAGATGATTATCTGAACCAGGATCATCCCCTGCAGCGTTTGTTGCTGGAAGTGATATCAGATATAACCGGTGTGCCGGAATCGGACATAGAGCTAGGTGTGGATGGGTGTGGTGTTGTAGTTTTTGGTTTGCCCCTCAAAAATATGGCATATGCCTATGCTCGCCTTGCTAACCCTGAGTATCTTCCTTCAAAGTACCGCAAAGCTGCCAGGCATATAGTAGAGAGTATGACCTCTTATCCTGAAATGGTCGGGGGGAGTGAGAGGTTTAACACTGATTTATTAACAGTGGCCGGTGATAAGCTGGTGGCTAAGTCAGGAGCTGAGGGTGTATTCTGTATAGGTGTATTTGGGGGGCCTGGTGTTGCGGTAAAAATAGAAGATGGTAATAGCAGGGGTATTCCACCGGTTGTAATTAATTTATTGAAGCAGTTAAATTTACTTACCCCGGAAGAGATAGCTAAAATGAGAAAATACCATAAACCAGCTGTTAAGAATAACAGGAAAGAAAAAGTAGGTTTTATAAAACCTGTATTCACCCTTAATAAAGCATAATATTTACGTACTAAAAAATTTTAAAAAATATATGATTGGTTTTACCTCTGTTAAAAATGAAAGGGTGTGAAACGGGAGTTTATGTAAGTTATGTAAATTTACATTTTTATTGAATTAGTTTTTATAAAAATATATATATGAATGATAAATAAAATGTAAGAAGGGGGAGGAAATTTATGCTAGCACTCGTTAAAGGTAAGGTCCTGACAATGGCCGGGAAAAGATATGAAGAAGGTCTTGTTATTATTGATAAAGGGAAGATCAGGGAAGTTGGTCCCTACCGCAAGCCGCCAGCAGATGTAGAGGTAATCGATGTTAGTGGTAAGGTGGTAATGCCGGGGTTAATAGATGCCCATACCCACCTGGGTATTGGTGAAGACGGGCTCGGCTGGGAAGGCCGGGATTATAATGAAATGACTGATCCCATCACTCCACACCTCAGGGCCATAGATGCTATAAACCCGGAAGATGATGGTTTTGCCACAGCGCGCAAAAACGGGGTAACCACGGTTATGACCGGCCCCGGGAGTGCTAATGTTCTTGGCGGTGAGAGTGTTGCGGTAAAAACCATGGGTAAAACAGTGGATGAAATGATTATAAAAAACCCGGTTGGGATAAAAGCAGCCTTTGGTGAGAATCCCAAGAGGGTTTATCATAACCAGAAAAAATCTCCCAGTACCAGGATGGCGGTGGCAGCTTTAATGAGGGAGGCCTTTATGGAAGCCCAGGATTATCTTAAATCTAAAGAAGAGAAAATCAGCAAAAATAAGGCCTTTAAACGTAATCTAAAGATGGAAAGTCTGGCCAGGGTAATAAAGGGGGAAATACCTTTAAAGGCCCATGCCCACCGGGCTGATGATATAATGACTATTTTGCGTATTGCCCGGGAATTTAATATTAAGGTCACTCTGGAGCACTGTACCGAAGGTCATAAAATAGCAGAGGAAATTGTCCGGTCCGGTGTTCCTGCAATTGTGGGGCCAACCCTGACAGGAAAGACCAAAGTAGAGTTAAAGAATCGAACTTTTGAGACTCCCGGTATATTAAGCAAAGCTGGGGTTAAAGTAGCTTTAATGAGTGATCATCCCGTTATACCGGTAGAAAATTTGACTGTTTATGCTGCCCTGGCCGTGAAGTCAGGTATGAATAGGGAAGAGGCCCTTAAAGCTATTACTATAAATCCTGCTGAAATACTGGGGATAGATGATAGAGTTGGTAGTCTTGAGCCTGGTAAAGATGCTGATTTGGTTGTTTTTGACAGGGATCCCCTTGATATTATGAGTAAGGTAGAAATGGTCTTTATCAACGGAGACAGGGTAATGGATTTAAAATAAAAGATAAATAGTAGTTTAGCAAAATATTTTTGAATATGGACTATAACATAACTTGAAATTGTGAATTATTTATCATATAATGTTATAGGAAAAATGTATTTAATCTGATGAAAAAATAAGTTTATTATATCATGTGACAAATAAATAACTGGAAGATATTAAAATATATATCTTATATATATTTTACAGTATATTTATAATAAAGAATATTTTAGTGATAGAATAAATTGCCCCTGCTAATTAAATGGATTACCCAGGTAATAACCCCGGGATATTTAACTGTAATCTTGAATTATATGAGGTCCGTTCTTACCGATATAGGCATGTATTAACCATGAATGAATTGAATATTTTTTGATATTTTGTGAATTGATTCACTTTTTATGAAGAATTATTAAATTCTGAAATTAAAGGGGACCTTTCAATGACAGTTTTAAAAATTAAGGAGACGGACTGTCAGGACTGTTATAAGTGTGTACGTTTTTGCCCGGTTAAGGCTATCAAGATTAAGGATGGGCATGCATCAATCATAGGTGAACGGTGCCTGGGTGATGGTGGCTGTGTTGAGATTTGCCCCCAGAAAGCAAAAGAAGTTAGACAGGACTGGCCTGTTGTTAAAGACTGGCTGGAAAAGGGAGAAGAGATAATAGTAAGTCTGGCTCCTTCTTATCTGGTTGCTTACCGGAATAAATCTCCTCAAAATTTGGTGAATACACTTTATTCCCTGGGGTTTAAAAAGGTGGAAGAGACCGCTATCTGGGCGGATTATGTTGCCCGGGCTCATCAAGAATTATTAACCATGGATGAGAAAAATAAAAATATATTAAGGGAAAAAGGTATTTTTAGAGTTAAGAAACCTGTTATAACAAGTTCATGTCCAGGGGTTGTTAAGCTAATAGATTATTATTACCCACATCTTAAGGAACATTTGGCCCCGGTTCTGTCACCGATGATGGCCCATGGAAAATATCTAAAGGAACAGGCCCCTGAAAGGAAAGTAGTATTTGTTGGACCCTGTGCGGCCAAAAAAGAGGAAGCCACCAGGGCCGGGTATATTGATGCTGTTTTAACCTTTACTGAAATACAGGAACTTATAAAATCAGAGGGAAATGAGGTAGAAGTAAAGCAAGATATTACCCCGGAACTTGCCACTGAAAAGGGAGCTTTTTTTCCTGCCTCCGGTGGTTTTTATAAAACAGCAGGCCTTAAAGTAACTGAAATTGATAATAAATTTTTAACAGTTACTGGCATAGAGAAACTTCAAGAGCTGTTTTCATCCTTTGAAAAGGTTCAGAACCTGGAATTGATTGAAGCAATGGCCTGTGAAGGTGGCTGTCTGGCCGGGGCTTTTTTTCCGGATTCAGCCAGTCTGTGGGAAAGGCGCCAGAAATTACTGGAGAGGATAGAACAGCAAGAGAGAAAAAAAATAGTTGGAGAACAGAATCTGGAACAAAATGTGAAATTAACTTTTATGAATCTTAACCTTGATAATAAAACTAATGATCCTGAAGAACCAGATGAAGAGGATATTAAAAAAATACTTGCTAAAACCGGGAAATATACAGAACAAGATGAATTAAATTGTGGTGCCTGTGGATATAATACCTGTCGTGAAAAAGCCCGGGCCGTATATTATGGCTGGGCAGAATTAGAGATGTGCTTACCCTATATGCGCCAGCGGGCTGAATCACTGGCCAACAAGTTTCTGGAGTCAGTTCCCAATGGTGTTGTCGTTATCGATTCTACATTTACCATTCAGGAGGTAAATCCGACAATCCTTGAAATGTTTAACCGGGAAGGAGTTAACCTTATCGGAAAAACTCTGGATGAATTGCTTACAGATATATCTCATTTTGCTGAAGTTATGGAAACCCAAATCCAGAAAGAAGGGAAAATTAAGCATGGTGACAGGGTTTTTGAAGAGCTTATCTTTCCAATTGAAGATGAGGACTTAATTGTAGGTATTTTCAGTGATATAACAGAGATGGAAAAACAGAGAAAAGACCTTAAGGATCTGAAACAGGAAACCCTGTTAAATGCTCGGAAAGTTATAGATAAACAGATGAGGGTAGCCCAGGAGATTGCCGGGCTTTTAGGTGAAACTACAGCCGAAACCAAGGTAACCCTGTCCCGACTGATTGATATTATCAGTGGGGAGGAAGAAAAAAATGATGGTTGAAAAGGGAATTCGCCAGCTTAAAAAGTTTAATGAAGAGCTCTGTGGTGATAAGGTAGAAGTTTATCACGATGACCGGCGGTTTCTGATGGCCCTGTCAGATGGCCTGGGGAGTGGAGTTAAAGCCAATATTCTGGCTACCCTGACCAGTAAAATAATTATAACCATGGTTAAGGAGGGAATGGGTTTATCAGATGTAATTGATACAATCGGTAAAACCCTTCCCATCTGCCAGGTAAGGAATATAAGTTATGCGACTTTTACTATTGTAGAAATAGATAAAATAAATTCCATAGCAACCCTTATTGAATTTGATAACCCCGGAGCCCTGATTTTCAGGGATAACAGGTTAATAGAGATTGAAGGTGTAAAAGAAGAGTTCAAAAATCATAAGGTTAAAAAGAGTATCTTTAAACTACAATATGGTGATATCCTTGTTCTTTTCAGTGACGGCGTAATTCATGCCGGGATTGGAGCCAAACTTAAACTTGGATGGCCCCGTAAAGAGGTAGCCAGATATATTCATAAGATTATAAGAAGGCGGGAGGGGATAAGTATGGAAGAACTGGCGGACTGGCTGGCAGAAGCCTGTAATAATTTTTATGATAACAAACCAGGAGATGACACTACCATTGCTGCTATAAGAGTCAGACCTTCTCAGAGTGTAACCATCCTGGTTGGGCCGCCAAAAGACAGAAGTAAGGACAAAGAAGTAACCGAGCTGTTAATGAAAGAAGAAGGTAAGAAGATTGTCTGTGGGGGAACCACCAGCAAACTGGTGGCCCGGGAACTGGGTAAAAATATTAAGGTTGAATTAGACGAAAAAAGTAAAAATATGTCTAAAGTGGGTCAAATTCCACCCGGTGGGACAATAGAGGGCATAGACCTGGTTACTGAAGGAGTGTTAACTCTCCAGAGGGTCTATAGCGTCCTGTCAGGTGAGGAAAAATTACCAAAAGGTAATTATGGTATTAATAAAACTCTCTATACTTTTGTTGAAACTTTGCGGGAATCAGATGTAATTACTTTTCTGGTGGGCAGAGCTATAAATCCTGCTTACCAGAATCCGGACTTACCACTGGCAACAGGTGTAAAAGAACATCTAATAAATAAAATTGCCTCTATTCTGCAGAGGCAGGGGAAAAGGGTTAATATCAAATATTTTTAGGAGGGATAATAATGGCCGATAAAGAAGCAGCCCGGCATAATTTCACCCGGGTAAATGAAATTATTGAAAAGCATGGTAAGGATCAGAGCAAACTTATACCGATCTTGCAGGAAGTTCAGAAGGAGTACAGATACTTACCGGAGGAAATATTAACCTATATTGCTACTGTAATGGACCTTTCTCCGGCAACAGTTTATGGTGTAGCAACCTTTTATGCCCAGTTTTCCCTTGATCCCAAAGGAAAATATGTAATTAATGTCTGTGATGGTACTGCCTGTCATGTTAGCGGGTCACTACCGGTATTAAATGCTATCAGGAAAAAGCTCAACCTGGAAGATGGTAAGTTTACCACTGATGACCTGATGTTTACTGTGGAAACAGTATCCTGTCTGGGTGCCTGTGGTCTGGCCCCTGTAGTGACAATAAATGGTAAGGTTTATGGAAAAATGACTCCTGAAGCCATTGAGGTAATTATAGATGAACTTATGGGGAGGGATACAGATGATCAAGAGTAAGACTGATTTAGAAGAGGCAATTAAAAAAGCTAAAGATAAGCTGCAGGAAGAAGGGTTAAGGATTCTTGTCTGTGCCGGAACCGGATGTGTGGCCGGAGGTTCCCTTGAAATCTTTGATGAACTCAAAAAGAAAGTGGAGAATTTAAGTTTACCGGTTAAAGTAGGATTGCTTGAAGAAAAGGAGAGCAATGTTACAGTAAAAACCAGTGGATGTCATGGATTTTGTGAAAAAGGTCCACTGGTAAAAATTGAACCCCTTGGTATTTTATTTACTAAAGTAAGCCAGGATGATGTTGATGAGATCATTAATGATACTATTAAAGCCGGGAAATTAGTAGATAAATTAATTTATAAAAGCCCTGATGGTGAGGCTTATTCTAATGAAAAAGAAATACCATTTTATGCAAACCAGAACCGGATTGCTTTAAGTAACTGTGGTAATATAGATCCGGAAGACCTTGATGATTATCTGGCCCATGGTGGGTATAAGGCTCTGAGTAAGGCCTTACTGGAAATGAGTCCAGAAGAAGTATGTAAAGAAGTTACCGAGTCGGGCCTCCGTGGCCGTGGTGGAGGTGGCTTTCCTACCGGCAAGAAGTGGGAGTTTGCTTATCGGGAAAAGGCTGATCAGAAGTATGTAATTGTAAATGGTGACGAAGGTGACCCCGGAGCCTTTATGGACAGAAGTATTATGGAAGGTGATCCTCACCGGGTTATTGAAGGTATTACTATTGCTGGTTATGCCACTGGAGCCACCAAAGGTTATATTTATGTCAGGGCTGAATACCCTCTGGCTGTTAAACGTTTGAGAAAAGCCATTAATGATGCTTATGATCAAGGTTTACTCGGTGAAGATATCCTGGGAAGTGGCTTCGACTTTGATCTTATGATAAAAGAAGGGGCCGGGGCTTTTGTCTGTGGTGAAGAGACTGCCCTGATGGCTTCTATTGAAGGTAAGAGGGGTATGCCCAATCCGAAACCACCGTTCCCTGCCCAGTCAGGGTTATGGGGTAAACCTACAACCATCAATAATGTGGAAACCCTGGCCAATGTTCCCCAGATTATTCTTAAAGGTGCTGACTGGTTTACCAGCCTGGGTACTGAAAATAGTCCGGGAACCAAAACCTTTGCTATTACCGGTGATGTTGCCAATACCGGCTTGATTGAAGTACCCATGGGTATGACCCTGAGGGAACTGGTCTATGATATCGGTGGAGGTATTAAGAATAATAATAAGTTTAAAGCAGTTCAGATCGGTGGTCCTTCCGGAGGGTGTCTGACTGAAGAGCACCTGGATATGCCCATGGATTTTGACTCCCTGCAGGAAGTAGGCGCCATGATTGGATCCGGTGGTCTTGTTGTCATGGATGAAAATACCTGTATGGTAGAAGTGGCCCGTTTCTTTATGGAGTTTACCCAGAACGAATCCTGTGGAAAATGTGTTCTCTGTCGTGAAGGGACTAAACAGATGTTAAAGATATTGGAGAGAATTGTTGAAGGTAAAGGTACCATGGAAGACCTGGATTTACTGGAAGAACTGGCTTTAGCTGTTAAAGACGGGTCCCTCTGCGGGCTTGGTAAAACTGCTCCGAACCCGGTTTTAACAACCCTGAAATACTTCCGGGATGAATATGAAGCCCATGTTAAGGACAAGAAATGTCCGGCCGGTGTCTGTGAGGCCCTGAAATCCTATAAGATTAATCCTGACTTATGTAAGGGTTGTAGTCTATGTGCCCGTAAGTGTCCTGTTGATGCAATCAGTGGTAAGGTTAAAGAGCCCTTTGTAATTGATCAGGATAAATGTATTAAGTGTGGTGCCTGTTATGAGGCCTGTAAATTTAACGCTGTGGAGGTGGGATAAATGTCTGATACTTTAGTAATAAACGGAAAAACTGTTGCGATAAATGGTGAGAAGAATCTGCTTGAGCTGATAAGAAAACAGGGGATTGAGCTACCAACCTTTTGTTACCATTCTGAATTAAGTGTTTATGGAGCCTGTAGGATGTGTCTTGTTGAAGAGGAGAATATGGGGATTATTGCAACCTGTTCAACGGCACCCCAACCGGGGATGAATATAAAAACCCATTCTCCCAGGGTACAACGGATAAGAAAGATGGCTCTGGAATTACTACTGGCTAACCATGATCGGGATTGTACTACCTGTTCCCGGAATGGGAATTGTAAGCTTCAGGACCTGGCCCAGAGGTTTGGCATAGATGAGGTAAGGTTTGGTACCAGGGAAGAAGTACTACCGGTTGATAACAGTAGTCCTTCAATTGTACGCAATCCCAATAAGTGTATACTGTGTGGGGACTGTGTCCGGACCTGTCAGGAAATTCAGGGCATCGGGGTACTGGATTTTGCCAACCGTGGTTCCAAATCTATAGTGGCTCCAGCTTTTAATAAAGACCTGATTGAGGTTGACTGTGTGGCCTGTGGTCAGTGTGTTGCCGTATGTCCGACCGGAGCTTTGACAATAAAATCAGATATTAGTCGGGTCTGGGAAGCAATTAATGATCCCGCGAAAACCGTAGTTGTCCAGATTGCGCCTGCTGTCAGGGTAGCTATCGGTGAAGAATTTGGCATGGAACCTGGAGAAATCCAGATGGGACAGCTGGTTGCTGCCCTCAAAAGGCTTGGGTTTGATAAAGTCTTTGATACCAGCTTTGCAGCTGACCTGACAGTTATGGAAGAAACGGCTGAATTTATTGAGAGATTTAAAGAAGGTAAGAAATTGCCACAGTTTACTTCCTGCTGTCCGGCCTGGGTTAAATATGCTGAAGAGTATGCCCAGGACTTCCTGGATAACCTGTCCAGCTGTAAGTCACCACAGCAAATGTTCGGTTCTGTAGCCAAGAGGTTCTATAGTCAGGATCTCGGTATTGATCCGGAAGATATGGTTGTTGTTTCCATAATGCCCTGTACAGCCAAAAAATTTGAAGCTCAGCGTCCTGAATTTATAACAGATGGGGTACCTGATGTTGACGTAGTTATAACCACCCAGGAAGTAGCAAGCATGATTAAAAAGTCTGGCCTGGTTTTCTCTGAACTGGGGATAGAATCCCTCGATATGCCTTTAGGATTTTCTACCGGGGCCGGTGTTATTTTCGGTGTTACCGGTGGGGTTTCAGAGGCTGTTCTTAGAAATGCCTATGAAAAGATAACCGGAGATAACCTTGATGATGTAGAATTTAAGGAAGTAAGGGGCTTTGATGGAATAAAAGAAGCAGAAGTAGAACTGGATGGTAAAACTGTAAGACTGGCGGTTGTCCACGGTCTGAGTAATGTCGGTGATCTTATTAAGGCGATTAAAAAAGGTGAAAAAGAATATGACCTGATTGAAGTTATGGCCTGTCCTGGCGGTTGTATTGGCGGTGGAGGACAGCCTACTCCTAATAACACAGAGGTCAGAGAAAAGAGGGCGCAGGGTATGTACAACTGTGATAAGTTATCAGCCCTTCACAAATCCCAGGAAAACCCCATGGTCAACGACTTTTACCGCCGCTGGTTTGGTGAAGAGAATAGTGATGTAACCCATAAACACTTACACACCTCCTATGAAGAAAAGCAGAGGATCAATACTAAAGGAATTGAATTAAACACAAGTGAAAGTAGTGAGGAGGTTGTACC encodes:
- a CDS encoding CopG family ribbon-helix-helix protein, which codes for MGNLKRVMVSLPTSLLKEVDGFVQKGSGNRSEFIREAMKLYLHEKKRQEIREQMRTGYMEMSDINRELADEGITYDALTINFYEKSLAECE
- a CDS encoding type II toxin-antitoxin system PemK/MazF family toxin is translated as MNVTRGDVFYADLNPVVGSEQGGVRPVLIIQNDIGNKYSPTVIVAAITSKINKAKLPTHVEIAASESNLEKDSVILLEQIRTIDKKRLQRHVTHLDNGIIEKVDEAIEISLGLIEL
- a CDS encoding asparaginase yields the protein MPTKIAEVYRGKLVESIHRGDIVVVTTDERITYYSGSRDKVTYWRSAAKPIQALPVIFSGAAEKYGLTPEEIAIMAASHSGENLHVETVKGILNKIGLDESALKCGVHPPVHKETARNIWMKGGKVSPLHNNCSGKHAGLLTLCQFYGWSIDDYLNQDHPLQRLLLEVISDITGVPESDIELGVDGCGVVVFGLPLKNMAYAYARLANPEYLPSKYRKAARHIVESMTSYPEMVGGSERFNTDLLTVAGDKLVAKSGAEGVFCIGVFGGPGVAVKIEDGNSRGIPPVVINLLKQLNLLTPEEIAKMRKYHKPAVKNNRKEKVGFIKPVFTLNKA
- a CDS encoding amidohydrolase, with translation MLALVKGKVLTMAGKRYEEGLVIIDKGKIREVGPYRKPPADVEVIDVSGKVVMPGLIDAHTHLGIGEDGLGWEGRDYNEMTDPITPHLRAIDAINPEDDGFATARKNGVTTVMTGPGSANVLGGESVAVKTMGKTVDEMIIKNPVGIKAAFGENPKRVYHNQKKSPSTRMAVAALMREAFMEAQDYLKSKEEKISKNKAFKRNLKMESLARVIKGEIPLKAHAHRADDIMTILRIAREFNIKVTLEHCTEGHKIAEEIVRSGVPAIVGPTLTGKTKVELKNRTFETPGILSKAGVKVALMSDHPVIPVENLTVYAALAVKSGMNREEALKAITINPAEILGIDDRVGSLEPGKDADLVVFDRDPLDIMSKVEMVFINGDRVMDLK
- a CDS encoding [Fe-Fe] hydrogenase large subunit C-terminal domain-containing protein, whose product is MTVLKIKETDCQDCYKCVRFCPVKAIKIKDGHASIIGERCLGDGGCVEICPQKAKEVRQDWPVVKDWLEKGEEIIVSLAPSYLVAYRNKSPQNLVNTLYSLGFKKVEETAIWADYVARAHQELLTMDEKNKNILREKGIFRVKKPVITSSCPGVVKLIDYYYPHLKEHLAPVLSPMMAHGKYLKEQAPERKVVFVGPCAAKKEEATRAGYIDAVLTFTEIQELIKSEGNEVEVKQDITPELATEKGAFFPASGGFYKTAGLKVTEIDNKFLTVTGIEKLQELFSSFEKVQNLELIEAMACEGGCLAGAFFPDSASLWERRQKLLERIEQQERKKIVGEQNLEQNVKLTFMNLNLDNKTNDPEEPDEEDIKKILAKTGKYTEQDELNCGACGYNTCREKARAVYYGWAELEMCLPYMRQRAESLANKFLESVPNGVVVIDSTFTIQEVNPTILEMFNREGVNLIGKTLDELLTDISHFAEVMETQIQKEGKIKHGDRVFEELIFPIEDEDLIVGIFSDITEMEKQRKDLKDLKQETLLNARKVIDKQMRVAQEIAGLLGETTAETKVTLSRLIDIISGEEEKNDG
- a CDS encoding PP2C family protein-serine/threonine phosphatase translates to MMVEKGIRQLKKFNEELCGDKVEVYHDDRRFLMALSDGLGSGVKANILATLTSKIIITMVKEGMGLSDVIDTIGKTLPICQVRNISYATFTIVEIDKINSIATLIEFDNPGALIFRDNRLIEIEGVKEEFKNHKVKKSIFKLQYGDILVLFSDGVIHAGIGAKLKLGWPRKEVARYIHKIIRRREGISMEELADWLAEACNNFYDNKPGDDTTIAAIRVRPSQSVTILVGPPKDRSKDKEVTELLMKEEGKKIVCGGTTSKLVARELGKNIKVELDEKSKNMSKVGQIPPGGTIEGIDLVTEGVLTLQRVYSVLSGEEKLPKGNYGINKTLYTFVETLRESDVITFLVGRAINPAYQNPDLPLATGVKEHLINKIASILQRQGKRVNIKYF
- the nuoE gene encoding NADH-quinone oxidoreductase subunit NuoE; this translates as MADKEAARHNFTRVNEIIEKHGKDQSKLIPILQEVQKEYRYLPEEILTYIATVMDLSPATVYGVATFYAQFSLDPKGKYVINVCDGTACHVSGSLPVLNAIRKKLNLEDGKFTTDDLMFTVETVSCLGACGLAPVVTINGKVYGKMTPEAIEVIIDELMGRDTDDQE
- the nuoF gene encoding NADH-quinone oxidoreductase subunit NuoF, whose amino-acid sequence is MIKSKTDLEEAIKKAKDKLQEEGLRILVCAGTGCVAGGSLEIFDELKKKVENLSLPVKVGLLEEKESNVTVKTSGCHGFCEKGPLVKIEPLGILFTKVSQDDVDEIINDTIKAGKLVDKLIYKSPDGEAYSNEKEIPFYANQNRIALSNCGNIDPEDLDDYLAHGGYKALSKALLEMSPEEVCKEVTESGLRGRGGGGFPTGKKWEFAYREKADQKYVIVNGDEGDPGAFMDRSIMEGDPHRVIEGITIAGYATGATKGYIYVRAEYPLAVKRLRKAINDAYDQGLLGEDILGSGFDFDLMIKEGAGAFVCGEETALMASIEGKRGMPNPKPPFPAQSGLWGKPTTINNVETLANVPQIILKGADWFTSLGTENSPGTKTFAITGDVANTGLIEVPMGMTLRELVYDIGGGIKNNNKFKAVQIGGPSGGCLTEEHLDMPMDFDSLQEVGAMIGSGGLVVMDENTCMVEVARFFMEFTQNESCGKCVLCREGTKQMLKILERIVEGKGTMEDLDLLEELALAVKDGSLCGLGKTAPNPVLTTLKYFRDEYEAHVKDKKCPAGVCEALKSYKINPDLCKGCSLCARKCPVDAISGKVKEPFVIDQDKCIKCGACYEACKFNAVEVG
- a CDS encoding NADH-dependent [FeFe] hydrogenase, group A6 codes for the protein MSDTLVINGKTVAINGEKNLLELIRKQGIELPTFCYHSELSVYGACRMCLVEEENMGIIATCSTAPQPGMNIKTHSPRVQRIRKMALELLLANHDRDCTTCSRNGNCKLQDLAQRFGIDEVRFGTREEVLPVDNSSPSIVRNPNKCILCGDCVRTCQEIQGIGVLDFANRGSKSIVAPAFNKDLIEVDCVACGQCVAVCPTGALTIKSDISRVWEAINDPAKTVVVQIAPAVRVAIGEEFGMEPGEIQMGQLVAALKRLGFDKVFDTSFAADLTVMEETAEFIERFKEGKKLPQFTSCCPAWVKYAEEYAQDFLDNLSSCKSPQQMFGSVAKRFYSQDLGIDPEDMVVVSIMPCTAKKFEAQRPEFITDGVPDVDVVITTQEVASMIKKSGLVFSELGIESLDMPLGFSTGAGVIFGVTGGVSEAVLRNAYEKITGDNLDDVEFKEVRGFDGIKEAEVELDGKTVRLAVVHGLSNVGDLIKAIKKGEKEYDLIEVMACPGGCIGGGGQPTPNNTEVREKRAQGMYNCDKLSALHKSQENPMVNDFYRRWFGEENSDVTHKHLHTSYEEKQRINTKGIELNTSESSEEVVPVQVCVGTCCYLHGSYDLLQGLIERVEEEGLSDKVDIEATFCFENCKNAPSVKVGNQLLSKVESVDDILKHLKPALK